In Paenibacillus sp. FSL M7-0420, a single genomic region encodes these proteins:
- a CDS encoding ABC transporter permease — MKKYVDVYKQCMYSAIQTASAYRMNFIVSSLITLIGNILFPLVTLLIYRAGTSFPGWSLYEVLLIQSIFTMSSGLSSLVFGGLLWTTMSHVREGSFEVILLRPLNPLFYIVATTFSVESVGLFLGGAALFIFSAMHIGAISALAWLQFAGMFLAGTAVLAGLSLMMAAMSFKWVGNSRISELADSVLHVGKYPLPIFPKAVQAAATLIIPVGMVGYLPASALLGRVQAGDFIAILPCFVFLWAGIWVYRHMIRLYEGVGG; from the coding sequence ATGAAAAAATATGTGGATGTATACAAGCAGTGCATGTACTCTGCTATCCAGACGGCTTCGGCCTACCGGATGAACTTCATCGTCAGCAGTCTGATTACACTCATCGGCAACATTCTGTTTCCGCTGGTGACGCTGTTAATCTACCGGGCGGGCACCAGCTTTCCCGGCTGGAGCTTATACGAGGTGCTGTTGATCCAGTCTATATTCACCATGTCCAGCGGTCTCTCCAGTCTCGTCTTCGGAGGATTGTTATGGACAACGATGTCGCATGTGCGGGAGGGGAGCTTCGAGGTCATTCTGCTGAGGCCGCTGAATCCGCTGTTCTACATTGTAGCCACTACCTTCTCTGTAGAGAGTGTCGGATTATTCCTTGGCGGGGCTGCATTATTCATCTTCTCCGCTATGCATATTGGCGCTATCTCCGCCCTCGCCTGGCTGCAATTCGCCGGAATGTTCCTGGCCGGGACGGCTGTACTCGCCGGATTATCGCTGATGATGGCGGCGATGTCCTTCAAATGGGTCGGTAATTCGCGGATTTCCGAGCTGGCGGACAGTGTGCTGCATGTCGGCAAATATCCGCTTCCGATCTTCCCGAAGGCGGTGCAGGCGGCAGCTACGCTGATCATTCCCGTGGGGATGGTCGGCTACCTCCCGGCCTCCGCACTGCTTGGCCGGGTACAGGCCGGTGATTTCATCGCTATTCTGCCCTGCTTTGTCTTTCTCTGGGCAGGCATTTGGGTATACCGGCACATGATCAGATTATATGAGGGGGTTGGCGGCTGA
- a CDS encoding FecCD family ABC transporter permease, with the protein MHTEIAVPSQPKQSLIHSRYGFMAVIGVLFIITLLSAGAAVSFGQVDIPVSQSYRILLHHITGIQIGDMQELTNGSFVDIIWKIRFPRVLMAMFIGAGLTLCGTIMQAAVQNPLADPYILGISSGASLGATFAILIGFGSMGLLGQSGVAFWAFAGAVGASLLVLTLASAGGKMTSVKLVLAGMVINALCTAFANFIVYFANNAEGIKTVTFWTMGSLAAASWDKLPLISVTVLLAVILFLSQFRVLNAMLLGDEAAVTLGIHLGAYRRVYMILTALITGVMVASCGMIGFVGLIIPHLVRGLVGSDHRRLLPASILFGAIFLIWTDVIARTIVPNVELPIGIITALIGAPMFMYMLIRKGYAFGGKS; encoded by the coding sequence ATGCATACCGAAATAGCCGTACCCTCACAGCCTAAGCAATCTCTCATTCATTCCCGTTACGGCTTCATGGCTGTTATAGGCGTCCTGTTCATTATTACCCTGCTGTCTGCCGGAGCTGCGGTCTCCTTCGGCCAGGTGGACATTCCTGTCTCCCAATCCTACCGGATTCTGCTGCACCACATCACAGGCATCCAGATTGGAGATATGCAGGAGCTGACGAACGGTTCTTTCGTGGATATTATCTGGAAAATCCGCTTTCCGCGTGTCCTGATGGCGATGTTCATCGGCGCCGGACTTACGCTGTGCGGGACGATCATGCAGGCGGCGGTACAGAATCCCCTGGCTGATCCATACATACTCGGTATTTCCTCCGGCGCTTCGCTGGGCGCAACCTTCGCCATCCTGATCGGCTTCGGCTCGATGGGGCTGCTCGGCCAGTCGGGAGTCGCCTTTTGGGCTTTTGCAGGGGCGGTTGGCGCTTCTCTGCTGGTCCTCACACTTGCCAGTGCGGGCGGCAAAATGACCTCCGTCAAACTGGTGCTCGCCGGGATGGTCATTAACGCTCTATGTACCGCTTTTGCCAACTTTATCGTCTATTTCGCCAACAATGCCGAAGGCATCAAGACGGTTACCTTCTGGACGATGGGCAGCCTGGCAGCCGCAAGCTGGGACAAGCTGCCGCTGATCTCGGTCACCGTCCTGCTCGCCGTTATCCTGTTCCTCTCGCAGTTCCGTGTGCTGAATGCTATGCTGCTCGGAGATGAGGCGGCGGTTACGCTGGGCATTCATCTGGGTGCCTACCGCAGAGTCTACATGATTCTCACAGCGCTGATTACCGGAGTTATGGTAGCAAGCTGCGGGATGATTGGCTTCGTGGGACTGATTATCCCCCATCTGGTGCGGGGACTGGTGGGTTCGGACCACCGCAGGCTGCTGCCGGCGTCGATTCTGTTCGGGGCCATCTTCCTGATCTGGACAGACGTCATTGCCCGGACGATTGTACCGAATGTGGAACTGCCGATCGGGATCATTACCGCCCTGATTGGTGCGCCGATGTTCATGTACATGCTGATTAGAAAAGGCTATGCCTTCGGAGGGAAAAGCTGA
- a CDS encoding ABC transporter substrate-binding protein: MKKIFKRYVPLLAILVMAVMLAACSSATGNEKDAAATAAPAAASPATAENAQAAKTVYPLTIENHTNNGEGTEWTAKAQTFDKAPEKVVANTQGAAELLIKLGLTDKMVGVAALYGAGDPAVQEEFKKIPVISQDYASKELVVGRGPDLVMGRGGLFADADWGVGTVGGLNELGIKTFVQSTSLQGATLDSLYKDIEQLGQIFDVQEKATAYIAELKERAAKLKEGAAAGGKTFAYVSDGGNGAIAVYSGNVDTFAGDVLGLLGLTNSYADVTGEISKEQLIATNPDVLLISVYTGGIDADQSIQAFYADPSLQSLKAIQDKAIHKIDFNQFWGYSYSIFDGAEKLASELAAAK; encoded by the coding sequence ATGAAGAAAATATTCAAACGATATGTACCGCTGCTGGCGATTCTGGTGATGGCGGTTATGCTGGCGGCTTGTTCTTCCGCTACAGGCAATGAGAAGGACGCGGCGGCAACGGCTGCACCTGCAGCGGCCAGTCCCGCAACAGCGGAGAATGCACAGGCTGCGAAGACTGTATATCCGCTCACGATAGAAAACCACACGAATAATGGGGAAGGCACCGAATGGACGGCTAAAGCGCAGACCTTCGATAAGGCTCCCGAGAAGGTAGTAGCGAATACCCAAGGTGCGGCGGAGCTGCTGATTAAGCTGGGGCTTACCGACAAAATGGTCGGGGTTGCGGCTCTCTACGGTGCAGGCGATCCGGCGGTTCAGGAAGAGTTCAAGAAGATTCCTGTCATCTCCCAGGATTATGCAAGCAAAGAGCTGGTTGTGGGCAGAGGCCCGGATCTGGTGATGGGCCGCGGCGGCCTGTTCGCAGATGCGGATTGGGGAGTCGGGACGGTAGGCGGACTCAATGAGCTGGGCATCAAGACCTTCGTGCAGAGCACCAGTCTGCAAGGGGCAACGCTTGACAGCCTGTACAAGGATATTGAACAGCTTGGCCAGATCTTTGATGTGCAGGAGAAGGCAACTGCATACATTGCAGAGCTGAAGGAGCGTGCAGCGAAGCTGAAGGAAGGGGCAGCAGCAGGAGGGAAAACCTTTGCTTACGTCTCTGACGGGGGCAACGGCGCGATCGCCGTCTATAGCGGGAACGTGGATACTTTTGCGGGAGATGTGCTGGGACTGCTTGGACTGACCAACAGCTACGCGGATGTGACCGGTGAGATCAGCAAGGAGCAATTGATCGCGACCAACCCGGATGTCCTGCTGATCTCGGTGTACACAGGCGGTATTGATGCTGACCAGTCGATACAGGCGTTCTATGCCGATCCGTCACTACAGAGCCTGAAGGCGATCCAGGACAAAGCGATCCATAAGATTGATTTCAACCAGTTCTGGGGCTACAGCTATTCCATCTTTGACGGGGCGGAGAAGCTTGCGTCTGAGCTTGCTGCTGCGAAGTAA
- a CDS encoding ABC transporter ATP-binding protein: MNLNVERLSVSFGEAKIVQEVSLRVQNKQFVGLIGPNGCGKSTLLKSIYKVIKPRQGEVFLSELNVIKASPKLVARKLGVVGQFNELSFDFTVREMVAMGRTPHKGMLETDSREDADIVTAALRKVNLEGHTGRSYNSLSGGEKQRVILARVLAQQPEFMILDEPTNHLDIKYQLQILNIVRKLDIGILAALHDLTLAAEYCDYLYVMKEGRVAASGVPEDILTKELIREVFDVECETYRNPVTGALGIAYLETR; this comes from the coding sequence ATGAATCTGAATGTTGAACGGCTAAGCGTCTCTTTCGGTGAGGCGAAGATTGTGCAGGAGGTCTCGCTGAGGGTGCAAAACAAGCAATTCGTCGGCCTAATCGGCCCGAACGGCTGCGGCAAATCGACGCTGCTCAAAAGCATCTACAAGGTCATCAAGCCCCGTCAGGGAGAGGTCTTCCTCTCTGAGCTTAATGTGATCAAGGCCAGCCCGAAGCTTGTGGCCCGTAAGCTGGGCGTAGTCGGCCAGTTCAACGAGCTGAGCTTCGACTTCACCGTTCGTGAGATGGTGGCGATGGGCCGGACGCCCCACAAAGGCATGCTGGAAACCGACAGCCGGGAGGACGCTGACATTGTCACGGCTGCACTCCGCAAGGTTAATCTGGAGGGGCACACAGGCCGCAGCTATAACTCCTTATCCGGGGGCGAGAAGCAGCGTGTCATTCTGGCGCGTGTGCTGGCCCAGCAGCCGGAATTCATGATCCTGGACGAACCGACCAACCATCTGGATATCAAATACCAGCTGCAGATTCTGAATATCGTCCGAAAGCTTGATATCGGCATTCTCGCCGCCCTCCACGATCTCACCCTGGCCGCCGAATACTGCGACTATCTGTATGTGATGAAGGAAGGCCGGGTCGCGGCCAGCGGAGTCCCTGAGGATATTCTAACGAAGGAATTAATCCGCGAGGTCTTCGATGTGGAGTGCGAGACCTACCGCAATCCGGTCACCGGGGCGCTGGGCATTGCCTATCTGGAGACAAGGTAA
- a CDS encoding ABC transporter permease: protein MNRLRHNWLICRAVAEVTYKEWSAYRTHSLVSVIVGPVYFMVQYFIWTAVYGGQTTLGGLDLQQMIRYFGATALIGYLIMDFADWNLSMLVRTGKFLTFHLRPVDHRSFALFQKLGHRMLGFLFEFLPCLLIFIFVFGIDMRPASLPWTLVSVLLAFLMNFYVNYTIGLTSFWLVQSGGIRSAFLLVSGIFSGALIPLDFFPHWLQVTQLFLPFQYIAYMPAMVFTGHYSLGGLELSLPEAVGMQAAAVLVMFGCNELVRRRAMKQFTAVGA, encoded by the coding sequence ATGAACCGTCTCAGGCATAACTGGCTCATATGCCGGGCCGTTGCAGAGGTTACCTACAAGGAATGGAGTGCCTACCGCACCCATTCCTTGGTCTCTGTTATTGTCGGCCCGGTGTATTTCATGGTGCAATATTTCATCTGGACCGCAGTCTATGGCGGGCAGACTACGCTCGGCGGGCTTGATCTCCAGCAGATGATCCGCTATTTCGGGGCCACGGCGCTGATCGGGTATCTGATTATGGATTTCGCCGACTGGAACCTGTCGATGCTGGTCCGCACCGGCAAATTCCTGACCTTCCATCTGCGTCCGGTGGATCACCGTTCCTTCGCCTTGTTCCAGAAGCTGGGGCACCGGATGCTTGGCTTCTTGTTTGAGTTCCTGCCGTGTCTCCTGATCTTTATCTTCGTCTTCGGGATCGATATGCGGCCGGCAAGCCTCCCGTGGACATTGGTGTCTGTGCTGCTTGCCTTTCTCATGAATTTCTATGTCAATTATACGATTGGCCTGACCTCCTTCTGGCTGGTGCAATCCGGCGGGATTCGCAGCGCCTTCCTGCTCGTGTCGGGTATTTTCTCGGGGGCGCTGATTCCGCTTGATTTCTTCCCGCACTGGCTTCAGGTCACCCAGCTGTTCCTGCCTTTTCAGTACATTGCTTATATGCCTGCCATGGTGTTCACCGGGCATTATTCACTTGGCGGTCTTGAGCTATCCCTTCCCGAAGCCGTAGGTATGCAGGCCGCTGCTGTGCTAGTGATGTTCGGCTGCAATGAGCTGGTCCGCCGCCGGGCCATGAAGCAGTTCACGGCGGTCGGCGCATGA
- a CDS encoding ABC transporter ATP-binding protein, with the protein MPVIDVKHLTKSYTTYKRGAGMKQTFTSFFRREAVSVQAVNDISFAIEQGEICGMLGPNGAGKSTAIKMLCGALYPTSGEIEVLGYSPARDRKHYVRTIGAVFGQKSQLIWDIPPIDSFKMNKAIYGISATDFSNRLDELATLLDIAGVMEKPTRVLSLGERMKCEFVMAMLHRPDILFLDEPTIGLDVIAKLKIREFIRQMNKQQNMTCILTTHDLEDVEELAHRVIVINHGEKVFDDSLQRLKLFLGEKKRVSFTFNESVRDTLFDNDWTKVMERPSDLQITLEVDTARISISDFLENISRKHAFSDISVKELPIQQVVMNIYENAKSSLNRHPLE; encoded by the coding sequence ATGCCGGTGATTGATGTCAAGCATTTAACGAAGTCCTATACCACCTATAAGCGGGGCGCAGGCATGAAGCAGACCTTCACGAGCTTTTTCCGGCGTGAAGCCGTCTCTGTCCAGGCCGTGAACGATATCAGCTTCGCCATTGAGCAAGGCGAAATCTGCGGGATGCTGGGTCCGAACGGGGCAGGCAAATCCACTGCGATCAAAATGCTCTGCGGCGCCCTCTACCCGACCAGCGGGGAGATCGAAGTACTCGGTTATTCCCCGGCCCGGGACCGGAAGCATTATGTCCGCACCATCGGGGCCGTCTTCGGCCAGAAATCCCAGCTCATCTGGGATATCCCGCCCATCGACAGCTTCAAGATGAACAAAGCAATCTACGGTATCTCGGCCACGGATTTCAGCAACCGTCTGGACGAGCTGGCAACGCTGCTGGATATCGCTGGAGTGATGGAGAAGCCCACCCGGGTGCTGTCGCTTGGCGAACGCATGAAATGCGAATTCGTCATGGCAATGCTGCACCGGCCGGACATCCTGTTCCTGGATGAGCCGACCATCGGGCTGGATGTGATCGCCAAGCTCAAAATCCGTGAATTCATCCGCCAGATGAACAAGCAGCAGAACATGACCTGTATTCTCACCACCCATGATCTGGAGGATGTGGAGGAGTTAGCCCACCGGGTGATTGTCATTAACCACGGCGAGAAGGTGTTTGATGACTCGCTGCAGCGGCTGAAGCTGTTCCTCGGAGAGAAGAAGCGCGTGAGCTTTACGTTTAACGAGTCTGTGCGGGACACCCTTTTCGACAACGACTGGACCAAGGTTATGGAACGCCCCTCCGACTTACAGATTACGCTTGAGGTAGACACCGCCCGGATCTCCATCAGCGATTTCCTGGAGAATATCTCCCGGAAGCATGCCTTCTCGGATATTTCCGTCAAGGAGCTGCCGATCCAGCAGGTGGTTATGAATATCTATGAGAATGCCAAAAGCAGCCTGAACCGTCACCCGTTGGAGTGA
- a CDS encoding serine hydrolase domain-containing protein has translation MLYTPGITDCSPAEVNYDATRIGILHTHFQQLIDDHKIQAAAYCVSRYGKTFMHGAIGPRSYRQDPADPLLPTSVHQIASITKAVTSVAIAKLVEDGILRFDLPVGAFLEPFNADPFNKIDIYSLLTHTSGLFPDCAGSMIPYHKSYWQLIGEYFDKYNPEDGELDWITAALSCGINKPVGEEWQYCSFGFCILGEIIKKVTGMSAEQYIEEQILKPLGMNDTLWEPTPELAKRFIIRNERKEKQLHDLIAENPAEIPPGEKLWDNVSSTGGGLSSTPADLIRFANMLLGMGTLDGTRIVGRKAVEKLTTRTLYGTPDYCWGNNVKDRSYGIGLDMRRGPAFLYSEGSYFHEGAGACCMVIDPVEQLTAVWFVPFTDDNWHAEALFNVTNVIWSGLM, from the coding sequence ATGCTGTACACTCCAGGCATTACCGACTGCTCACCGGCAGAGGTGAATTATGACGCTACAAGAATCGGGATATTGCATACCCACTTCCAGCAACTAATCGACGACCACAAGATTCAGGCTGCGGCGTACTGCGTATCCAGATACGGCAAGACGTTCATGCACGGCGCGATCGGTCCCCGTTCCTACCGTCAAGACCCTGCGGACCCGCTGCTGCCGACATCGGTTCATCAGATTGCTTCCATTACCAAAGCGGTTACCTCGGTAGCCATTGCCAAGCTCGTGGAGGACGGCATTCTCCGGTTTGACCTTCCCGTTGGTGCCTTTCTGGAACCGTTTAACGCAGATCCGTTCAATAAAATCGACATCTACAGCCTGCTGACTCATACCTCCGGCCTGTTCCCGGACTGCGCGGGCAGCATGATTCCTTATCATAAGTCATACTGGCAGCTGATTGGCGAATATTTCGACAAGTACAATCCGGAGGACGGGGAGCTAGACTGGATCACAGCTGCACTGAGCTGCGGGATCAACAAACCGGTCGGTGAGGAATGGCAATACTGCTCCTTCGGCTTCTGTATTCTTGGTGAGATCATTAAGAAGGTTACAGGCATGTCCGCTGAACAGTACATAGAGGAGCAGATCCTGAAGCCGCTTGGTATGAATGATACCCTGTGGGAGCCAACTCCCGAATTGGCGAAGCGCTTCATTATTAGAAATGAACGCAAAGAAAAGCAGCTCCATGACCTGATCGCGGAGAACCCTGCTGAAATTCCGCCGGGTGAGAAGCTGTGGGACAACGTATCCAGTACAGGGGGAGGACTCTCCTCTACCCCGGCCGACCTTATCCGCTTCGCCAATATGCTGCTCGGCATGGGTACCTTGGACGGCACCCGCATTGTGGGCCGTAAAGCCGTTGAGAAGCTCACCACCCGCACGCTCTATGGCACGCCTGATTACTGCTGGGGCAACAATGTCAAAGACCGGAGCTACGGCATCGGGCTGGATATGCGGAGAGGCCCTGCATTCCTCTATTCCGAGGGCAGTTATTTTCATGAAGGTGCCGGCGCCTGCTGTATGGTAATCGATCCGGTGGAGCAGCTCACCGCGGTATGGTTCGTGCCCTTCACGGATGATAACTGGCATGCGGAAGCCCTGTTCAATGTAACCAATGTGATCTGGTCAGGACTGATGTAA